The sequence below is a genomic window from Neodiprion pinetum isolate iyNeoPine1 chromosome 7, iyNeoPine1.2, whole genome shotgun sequence.
TCGAAAAGTATACGGACTTCTTACGGGgttatctgaaaatttcagtctGTTCCCGTTCGTCACTCCATATCTATAATAATTTTAGACTCCGCATTGTGTCGAAACACGCGGTAAGCGGTGGTAACATCAGTTCTTGTTGCCTCTACCTACCGACCGCTTGCCGGATTGGGTTGCGCGTGCAAGAAAGGACGCAGAGGGCGCCGCTTGACGATGAATTTATTGCATAGACTTaaaagatagactgagcgctcGTATGAGCCGCTTGAAGCAAACATTTAAAGGACAGAAAgtacttttttctctttctgaCGATATTTGCGGCGGGGATCGAGGCGGTAGAGGAGATTGAGGCGAAATTATGCGCCTATATCTATAGCTGTTCTACTTCCACTGCTCCGTTGTCTCCCGGTATGAAACcgattgaaaagagagagcaGTACTCTCGaccactgatatatatatacactggattGGATATTACCGTGTAAGCTCGTGCGtccaattgaaaaattgaatttccgccATCTTGTACAGAAAGTTGTCACAAAATGCGCGCTAGATTTGAACTGCGTAATATATGCTATTTAGATCTAACGATATATTCGTcacacaaaaaagtttttgacgagtaaaataatgtttgatacattaaatgaagaacaaatcattttttcaaaagtatattattatttacaattatatggTGTAAAAGatcattaaataatatgaCGAAAACCTTGTATTTAAgcgtgatttttctttatgttcAAAAGAAGTCCTTAATTCTGAGAAGTTTCCGTCCATTATCCTTCATCCTATGGTGGGCTGAATTCCATacggattattcaaaaatttgtatatcaCTAATTCAACCGTTAGGGAATCCATTTACCATCCATTGATCATCAAAGTGGAGCTTAAGacatgtaaaaaaagttttgaattaaattatatcgaattgggtgagtaaaaactttattcaaaaatatggagaaTAAAACATTCCTTGCAAACGTTAAGGCATTTTTATAGAGTTGCGTGAGATAAACCACAACCGCAATATAATTAGTAGTATCAATCCACAATCCATTcacatgaagaaaaagttacaagcacaatcaaaagaaaataaaaaagatgtacATATCTGAGCATGCAAATCAGGTACAAATGTGTAGGTGATCATGTAATTTGGTTACATTCACTGTGGTGGGCCGATCGGATTCATCCTGAAATTCGGTCTGCTGCAAGTTTTCACCTACAGATAAATTACTAATAAATAACGACAATGGAAATACACAGAAATGTGTCACACACGATTTTTCTGTAACAGAGCACTTTATAATCTGTAGGTAATTAACCGCTTTGACGGCATTGACGCAATAGTGCATCACATCAACGTGTCTTTATGCACACTGAGTTTTCTCTGACCTAATAGGGATTAATAGTTTCAGATCTCACCAAATAACGTTGGGATACTGCCTTTTCGTaaagttatataatttttacttttcttctgaAAGCAAGAGAGTTCAAAGTGGTCGGAACACAGAAAGCTATCACTTGATGGAGACCACGGTCCAATGTTTATATTTGCGATCCATTGCTTCATAATATCAGGTTCATCCAATGGGAACCTACATAACAAGcaaagtttaaatttattaattcacaCGTTATGTTGCATTGAGTAACGGTACTTACTTGAAGAATGAATAGCCACGTCCATATTCCTTTAATCGGTGACAAGATGAACACTCTGATTTTGGGTTGTCAAATATAGTTGGTACACTGTtctttttcaatgtaattaGGAATCCTGTCCTATCAAAGCAGTCATTTGTAAAATGAGCTGAACACAATGTGCTATTTCGGTTTGGCTTCCAGTCCTTCCTCTTCATTTCTTCTAACCAATGCTGAA
It includes:
- the LOC124224002 gene encoding THAP domain-containing protein 5-like, whose translation is MSTCVFCKTKQSKYCGRSFHKFPVKDVLRVQHWLEEMKRKDWKPNRNSTLCSAHFTNDCFDRTGFLITLKKNSVPTIFDNPKSECSSCHRLKEYGRGYSFFKFPLDEPDIMKQWIANINIGPWSPSSDSFLCSDHFELSCFQKKSKNYITLRKGSIPTLFGENLQQTEFQDESDRPTTVNVTKLHDHLHICT